GAGGAACCGGAAGGGTTACGGGGATTTGAAGTTAAGCGGGTTGAGTAGGGAGTTAACAAAAGCATAGGAAAGAGAAACTATCCCTTGTACCCTATAAACTATGCTGAAGTAACCTGTATACTTGTGGGTTTTTCCTGTTCATCCTTTGAAGCAGTTTACCGCCTGTGAAAAATTTTGATTACAATGCAGATGTCAACTAGGCGGCGTGCTGTCTATCCACGTAAATCCAGAAGATACTCAATGAGTAATCAATTAAAAGACTACAATCCCAGCGGTGTAGGTGAAATAAATGGCAACCTCTTAGGTTTGCCCTGCGATTATGAGTCTGCAAACTTGATTGTCTTTGGTGTACCGTGGGAAGTAACTGTTTCCTATGGTGCTGGCACTGCTAATGGGCCACAGCGAATTCTAGATGCTTCGACTCAATTAGATTTGTTCGATTTTGATCACCCTGATGGCTGGAAGCAGGGAATTTTTATGGAAGAAATTCCCCAAGATATTTTAGAGAAGAACACATACTACCGCGCCTTGGCAGCAAAAATTATCGAACGATTAGCCCAAGGTAAACAACTCTCCGATACACCAGATTTAACATCTGTGCTGACAGAAATTAATCAGGCTGGTCAACAGGTTAATCAATGGCTGTTTGAAAATTGTCAGGCAGCATTTAATAATGGCAAACGAGTTGCAGTCATTGGTGGAGATCACAGTTCGCCTTTAGGTTATTTCCAAGCATTAGCAGCTAAATACCCAAACTATGGCATTTTGCATATTGATGCCCACGCAGATTTACGCGATGCTTATGAGGGATTTGAGTTTTCCCATGCGTCGATTATGTTTAATGCGATGAAAATACCGCAAATTTCTAAGTTAGTGCAGGTAGGTTTGCGTGATATTAGTCATGATGAAGTGCAAATGATTGACCAATCCGATAGTCGCATTATTGCTTATTACGACCCAGCTATTAAGCAAAAGCTTTACTCTGGCACAACTTGGATTGATTTATGCCGAGAAATTATTAGTCATTTACCTGAATATGTTTATATTAGCTTTGATGTAGATGGTTTAGATCCAAAACTCTGTCCGAGTACAGGTACTCCTGTTCCAGGTGGGTTGGAATTAGAGCAAACTTTTTGTCTTTTC
This portion of the Nostoc sp. GT001 genome encodes:
- the speB gene encoding agmatinase SpeB, yielding MSNQLKDYNPSGVGEINGNLLGLPCDYESANLIVFGVPWEVTVSYGAGTANGPQRILDASTQLDLFDFDHPDGWKQGIFMEEIPQDILEKNTYYRALAAKIIERLAQGKQLSDTPDLTSVLTEINQAGQQVNQWLFENCQAAFNNGKRVAVIGGDHSSPLGYFQALAAKYPNYGILHIDAHADLRDAYEGFEFSHASIMFNAMKIPQISKLVQVGLRDISHDEVQMIDQSDSRIIAYYDPAIKQKLYSGTTWIDLCREIISHLPEYVYISFDVDGLDPKLCPSTGTPVPGGLELEQTFCLFRELVNSGRKIIGFDICEVGDAEWDGNVGARVVYKLANLMDLSNRIQE